A stretch of Vanessa cardui chromosome 26, ilVanCard2.1, whole genome shotgun sequence DNA encodes these proteins:
- the LOC124540684 gene encoding uncharacterized protein LOC124540684 isoform X1 → MLRKYLPEVFLIFAVICNNVIKSKDVKIILKSQSGNISSVNRALYDFINKYDQILKVLKFKEDKENDSASISDNDDSDDSSYENQNETQKIWLPSKVDYVRASTFKPATAAIYDSESLDDDYTDDIKKVTNTALNKTKEPVDKLSIEKKSLEYAQDDTENYSSEDNESEDIQVISIDMPPTTKSIQNKIITKNKNKKKTVTRKKPKVFQNILGEKTRFSVQRLSSRTRKNYSQPKLQFRAPFARDNSRRIKRIIYSETFSPNNIWQEIISRPIKLTNDEDPFFKSQKPKREEPNKITIVILAKPEMDDNNTFEESVKLAKDGNLEPNEHQFRNNETIILRNNYGDVCLQVPIKKCVKAIKEVNKKVCKLRFKCKANFKSAFIRNGKMECKKQYDITQSSKDSETRLRGQQNLHPLHLRKRNYNDSSIGATKDIVPEKHYDFIIYTNNKTLMSVSPPKSYLRDKYEKECQKSNRSKCIQACNNATKETCAEITCDKNKKKAFENSCKEECKKLFIVNDGKDSGKDSSDSDSSGSSDGSD, encoded by the exons ATGTTGCGCAAGTATTTGCCTGAAGTATTTTTGATATTTGCT gTGATATGTAATAATGTGATAAAATCAAAagatgtaaaaataatacttaaatccCAATCTGGGAATATTTCGTCAGTTAACAGAGCATTGTACGATTTTATCAACAAATATGATCAAATACTAAAAGTTTTGAAGTTTAAAGAGGACAAAGAGAACGATTCAGCATCTATAAGCGATAACGACGACTCTGACGATTCATCTTATGAAAACCAAAATGAAACACAGAAAATATGGTTGCCTTCAAAAGTAGATTATGTGAGGGCTAGTACATTTAAACCAGCAACAGCGGCTATTTATGACAGCGAGTCGCTAGATGATGATTATACTGATGACATTAAAAAAGTAACGAATACAgctttaaataaaaccaaagaACCAGTCGATAAATTAagcattgaaaaaaaatctttagaatATGCTCAAGATGATACAGAAAATTATTCATCTGAAGATAACGAATCGGAAGACATACAAGTTATATCTATTGACATGCCCCCAACAACAAAATcgattcaaaacaaaattataacaaaaaataaaaataaaaagaaaaccgtGACGAGGAAAAAACCtaaagtatttcaaaatatattaggtGAAAAAACTAGATTCAGCGTACAACGTCTTAGTTCCCGAACACGGAAAAATTATAGCCAACCAAAATTACAATTTAGAGCACCATTTGCAAGGGACAACAGTAGGAGAATCAAGAGGATAATATATTCGGAAACATTTTCGCCGAATAACATTTGGCAAGAGATTATAAGCAGACCTATTAAGCTGACTAATGACGAAGATCCATTTTTCAAATCACAAAAACCCAAAAGAGAAGAAcccaataaaataacaattgttaTTTTGGCGAAACCAGAAATG GATGATAACAATACCTTCGAGGAATCGGTTAAGCTAGCTAAAGATGGTAATTTGGAACCAAATGAGCACCAATTCAGAAACAATGAAACAATCATATTGCGTAACAATTATGGGGATGTTTGTTTACAGGTTCCGATTAAAAAATGCGTTAAA gccataaaagaagtaaataagaaagtttgcaaattacgatttaaatgCAAGGCTAACTTCAAATCCGCGTTTATAAGAAACGGTAAAATGGAATGCAAGAAGCAATATGACATTACTCAAAGTAGTAAGGATAGTGAAACAAGACTAAGAGGACAACAAAATCTTCATCCGTTACATTTGCGAAAACGCAACTACAACG ATAGTTCTATTGGTGCTACAAAAGATATAGTACCAGAAAAGCATTAT gatttcattatttatacaaacaataaaactCTTATGTCCGTTTCTCCACCGAAATCGTATTTACGtgataaatatgaaaaagaGTGCCAAAAGAGCAACAGATCGAAATGTATACAAGCATGCAATAACGCCACGAAGGAAACATGCGCTGAGATTACttgcgataaaaataaaaagaaagctTTCGAAAATTCGTGTAAAGAGGAATGTAAGAAACTGTTCATTGTCAATGATGGCAAAGATTCTGGGAAAGATTCTAGTGATAGCGACAGCAGCGGCAGTAGCGATGGTAGTGACTAG
- the LOC124540684 gene encoding uncharacterized protein LOC124540684 isoform X2 → MLRKYLPEVFLIFAVICNNVIKSKDVKIILKSQSGNISSVNRALYDFINKYDQILKVLKFKEDKENDSASISDNDDSDDSSYENQNETQKIWLPSKVDYVRASTFKPATAAIYDSESLDDDYTDDIKKVTNTALNKTKEPVDKLSIEKKSLEYAQDDTENYSSEDNESEDIQVISIDMPPTTKSIQNKIITKNKNKKKTVTRKKPKVFQNILGEKTRFSVQRLSSRTRKNYSQPKLQFRAPFARDNSRRIKRIIYSETFSPNNIWQEIISRPIKLTNDEDPFFKSQKPKREEPNKITIVILAKPEMDDNNTFEESVKLAKDGNLEPNEHQFRNNETIILRNNYGDVCLQVPIKKCVKAIKEVNKKVCKLRFKCKANFKSAFIRNGKMECKKQYDITQSSKDSETRLRGQQNLHPLHLRKRNYNVLLVLQKI, encoded by the exons ATGTTGCGCAAGTATTTGCCTGAAGTATTTTTGATATTTGCT gTGATATGTAATAATGTGATAAAATCAAAagatgtaaaaataatacttaaatccCAATCTGGGAATATTTCGTCAGTTAACAGAGCATTGTACGATTTTATCAACAAATATGATCAAATACTAAAAGTTTTGAAGTTTAAAGAGGACAAAGAGAACGATTCAGCATCTATAAGCGATAACGACGACTCTGACGATTCATCTTATGAAAACCAAAATGAAACACAGAAAATATGGTTGCCTTCAAAAGTAGATTATGTGAGGGCTAGTACATTTAAACCAGCAACAGCGGCTATTTATGACAGCGAGTCGCTAGATGATGATTATACTGATGACATTAAAAAAGTAACGAATACAgctttaaataaaaccaaagaACCAGTCGATAAATTAagcattgaaaaaaaatctttagaatATGCTCAAGATGATACAGAAAATTATTCATCTGAAGATAACGAATCGGAAGACATACAAGTTATATCTATTGACATGCCCCCAACAACAAAATcgattcaaaacaaaattataacaaaaaataaaaataaaaagaaaaccgtGACGAGGAAAAAACCtaaagtatttcaaaatatattaggtGAAAAAACTAGATTCAGCGTACAACGTCTTAGTTCCCGAACACGGAAAAATTATAGCCAACCAAAATTACAATTTAGAGCACCATTTGCAAGGGACAACAGTAGGAGAATCAAGAGGATAATATATTCGGAAACATTTTCGCCGAATAACATTTGGCAAGAGATTATAAGCAGACCTATTAAGCTGACTAATGACGAAGATCCATTTTTCAAATCACAAAAACCCAAAAGAGAAGAAcccaataaaataacaattgttaTTTTGGCGAAACCAGAAATG GATGATAACAATACCTTCGAGGAATCGGTTAAGCTAGCTAAAGATGGTAATTTGGAACCAAATGAGCACCAATTCAGAAACAATGAAACAATCATATTGCGTAACAATTATGGGGATGTTTGTTTACAGGTTCCGATTAAAAAATGCGTTAAA gccataaaagaagtaaataagaaagtttgcaaattacgatttaaatgCAAGGCTAACTTCAAATCCGCGTTTATAAGAAACGGTAAAATGGAATGCAAGAAGCAATATGACATTACTCAAAGTAGTAAGGATAGTGAAACAAGACTAAGAGGACAACAAAATCTTCATCCGTTACATTTGCGAAAACGCAACTACAACG TTCTATTGGTGCTACAAAAGATATAG